A single region of the Salarchaeum japonicum genome encodes:
- a CDS encoding metallophosphoesterase family protein, producing the protein MRVGVLSDIHANRVALDAVFDDMPDVDAVVCAGDVVGYNPWPAECVAALRERDVPTVMGNHDRTVATGASFHGNGMASAGVTHAKRDLSDAQAEWVRGLPRERVLFDGRLKVVHDHPTRRDHYTYPEQFSSDLLDGEDVLVLGHTHVQAHEEFPDGVVLNPGSVGQPRDRDPRAAYALVEFAESGVSVEERRVAYDIGAVADAVRDAGLPEATASRLRDGR; encoded by the coding sequence ATGCGAGTCGGCGTTCTGTCCGATATTCACGCGAACCGGGTGGCGCTCGACGCCGTGTTCGATGACATGCCGGACGTGGACGCGGTCGTCTGCGCGGGCGACGTCGTCGGGTACAATCCCTGGCCAGCCGAGTGCGTCGCGGCGCTCCGGGAGCGCGACGTGCCGACGGTGATGGGGAACCACGACCGGACGGTCGCCACGGGCGCGAGCTTCCACGGGAACGGGATGGCGAGCGCGGGCGTCACGCACGCGAAACGCGACCTCTCGGACGCCCAGGCGGAGTGGGTGCGGGGGTTGCCGCGCGAGCGCGTGCTGTTCGACGGCCGATTGAAGGTCGTGCACGACCACCCGACGCGGCGCGACCACTACACGTACCCCGAGCAGTTCTCGTCCGACCTCTTGGACGGCGAGGACGTGCTCGTGCTCGGCCACACGCACGTGCAGGCGCACGAGGAGTTCCCGGACGGTGTCGTCCTCAATCCGGGGAGCGTCGGCCAGCCGCGCGACCGCGACCCGCGCGCCGCGTACGCGCTCGTGGAGTTCGCGGAGTCCGGCGTTTCTGTCGAGGAGCGCCGCGTCGCGTACGACATCGGCGCGGTCGCGGACGCCGTGCGCGACGCGGGACTGCCCGAGGCGACCGCGAGCCGGCTGCGGGACGGTCGCTGA
- a CDS encoding aldo/keto reductase, with amino-acid sequence MSEFDSVGLGTYQLTGSQCADSVAAAIDAGYRHVDTAQSYGNEGLVRRGIERSDADASEVFVATKLSTDNLEYEDAVDSAHESAARLGVDTIDLLYVHWPLDTYSEAETIDALNDLHEAGVVERVGLSNFRIDQLDAARDRLDPDLFAHQVECHPLLQQAELRSYAREHDHWLVAYCPIARNQVADVDVIREIADAHDATPAQVSLAWLDGLDHVAAVPKATSTDHLTENLASRNITLTDDEMARIAAIEEEHRIVDFDAAPWN; translated from the coding sequence ATGAGCGAGTTCGACTCCGTCGGCCTCGGCACCTACCAGCTCACGGGCAGTCAGTGCGCGGACAGCGTCGCCGCCGCCATCGACGCGGGCTACCGGCACGTCGACACCGCGCAGAGCTACGGGAACGAGGGGCTCGTCCGGCGCGGCATCGAGCGCAGCGACGCGGACGCCTCCGAGGTGTTCGTCGCGACGAAACTCTCCACGGACAACCTCGAATACGAGGACGCCGTGGACAGCGCGCACGAGTCCGCGGCGCGCCTCGGCGTGGACACCATCGACCTGCTCTACGTCCACTGGCCGCTCGACACCTACAGCGAGGCGGAGACCATCGACGCCCTGAACGACCTCCACGAGGCGGGCGTCGTCGAGCGCGTCGGCCTCTCGAACTTCCGAATCGACCAGCTCGACGCCGCCCGCGACCGCCTCGACCCCGACCTGTTCGCCCACCAGGTCGAGTGCCATCCGCTCCTCCAGCAAGCGGAGTTGCGGTCGTACGCCCGCGAGCACGACCACTGGCTCGTCGCGTACTGCCCCATCGCCCGCAACCAGGTCGCGGACGTGGACGTGATTCGGGAGATCGCGGACGCCCACGACGCGACGCCCGCGCAGGTGAGTCTGGCGTGGCTCGACGGCCTCGACCACGTCGCCGCCGTCCCGAAAGCCACCTCGACCGACCACCTCACGGAGAACCTCGCGAGCCGAAACATCACGCTCACCGACGACGAGATGGCGCGCATCGCCGCCATCGAGGAAGAACACCGAATCGTGGACTTCGACGCCGCGCCCTGGAACTAG